In a genomic window of Cyanobacteria bacterium FACHB-DQ100:
- the hrcA gene encoding heat-inducible transcriptional repressor HrcA, with translation MSLNPPLNNRQQRVLWATVRHYIATAEPVGSGALVREYNLSVSSATIRNAMGHLEKVGLLFQPHTSAGRVPSDSGYRIYVDQLIQPSPGIAVQLEQILSDRLNWDKWSFEAVLKGAAQILSTLSGYIAIVTLPMTNTTQIRHLQLIQVDSAHVMLILVTDTYETQSVLMEIPPSDLDAESVDRELKILSNFLSEQLRGRSLSEIQRLDWGELGREFDRYSSLLTSVLSDLLHRLAQSALPSQLMISGVSEVLRQPEFSELNQVQMILQLLEEEQDQLVPLIFDQPDSDGRRVSIRIGSENPLEPIRACSLISSTYNRGTVPVGSIGVLGPTRMLYEDTIALVEATADYLSEMLS, from the coding sequence ATGTCCTTAAATCCTCCGCTTAATAACCGTCAACAACGAGTTCTCTGGGCAACCGTGAGGCATTACATTGCCACGGCAGAACCTGTGGGATCAGGCGCATTGGTCAGAGAGTACAATCTCAGCGTCAGTTCTGCCACGATTCGCAATGCAATGGGACACCTGGAAAAAGTCGGACTTCTGTTTCAGCCGCACACTTCAGCAGGTCGAGTGCCCTCAGATTCGGGCTATCGGATCTATGTCGATCAGTTGATTCAACCCTCGCCAGGAATCGCTGTTCAACTAGAGCAAATCCTGAGCGATCGCCTCAACTGGGACAAATGGAGCTTTGAAGCCGTCCTCAAAGGAGCCGCACAAATTCTTTCAACTCTAAGCGGCTATATTGCGATCGTCACCCTGCCAATGACGAACACAACGCAAATCCGGCATCTTCAACTAATCCAGGTTGATTCGGCTCATGTCATGCTGATTCTGGTAACGGATACTTACGAAACCCAATCGGTCTTAATGGAGATACCGCCCTCGGATCTTGATGCCGAAAGCGTCGATCGAGAGTTGAAAATTCTTTCAAACTTCTTATCCGAACAGTTGCGCGGTCGATCGCTCTCAGAAATCCAGCGGTTAGACTGGGGCGAACTGGGGCGGGAGTTCGATCGCTATAGTTCGCTCTTGACTTCTGTGCTTTCGGATCTATTACACCGCCTAGCGCAATCGGCTTTACCGTCGCAGTTGATGATTAGCGGCGTTTCGGAAGTGCTAAGACAGCCAGAATTTTCCGAACTGAATCAAGTGCAAATGATTCTGCAACTCCTTGAAGAAGAACAAGATCAGCTTGTGCCGCTCATTTTTGATCAGCCCGATTCAGACGGTCGGCGCGTTTCGATTCGGATTGGTTCAGAAAATCCACTAGAGCCGATTCGGGCTTGCTCATTAATCTCATCGACCTACAATCGCGGAACGGTTCCCGTCGGAAGTATTGGCGTTTTAGGTCCGACTCGGATGCTATACGAAGATACGATCGCGCTCGTCGAAGCCACCGCCGATTATCTGTCGGAAATGTTGAGCTAG
- a CDS encoding exonuclease, which translates to MVSELPRYASKSVREAGKQFYVDANGDRIPSVTTILNATKPREDRERLFNWQQRVGVEQAAEITKTASRRGTGTHRYIQKFLQGQEVDCPETIRPYWESVEPVLRAIEQVRLIEGVVIHDQLGYAGVVDCVASYEGVPCICEWKTSDRPKKTVDRLYDYPLQLVAYCGAVNQLYREYNLNLCHALLVVAIPETPAEIFWFEPSAIDEYWQQWESRVQQYWRRLGYFRY; encoded by the coding sequence ATGGTGTCTGAACTGCCGCGCTATGCGTCCAAATCTGTCCGAGAAGCGGGCAAACAGTTTTATGTCGATGCGAATGGCGATCGTATTCCCAGTGTGACCACGATTCTGAATGCGACAAAGCCGCGTGAAGACCGAGAGCGCTTATTTAACTGGCAGCAGCGCGTTGGAGTTGAGCAGGCAGCAGAAATTACCAAAACCGCGAGTCGGCGCGGCACCGGAACGCATCGCTACATTCAGAAATTCCTGCAAGGGCAGGAAGTCGATTGTCCAGAGACGATTCGCCCGTATTGGGAGAGTGTTGAACCTGTGTTAAGAGCGATCGAGCAAGTGCGATTGATTGAAGGGGTGGTGATTCACGATCAATTGGGATATGCCGGAGTGGTCGATTGCGTTGCCAGTTATGAAGGCGTGCCCTGCATTTGTGAATGGAAAACAAGCGATCGACCCAAGAAAACGGTCGATCGCTTGTATGATTATCCACTTCAGTTAGTAGCGTATTGTGGAGCCGTGAACCAGCTATATCGCGAGTATAACCTCAACCTCTGTCATGCCTTGCTGGTCGTTGCGATTCCGGAAACGCCTGCGGAGATCTTTTGGTTTGAGCCAAGTGCGATCGATGAGTATTGGCAGCAATGGGAATCACGAGTGCAACAATACTGGCGACGACTAGGATATTTTCGGTATTAG
- a CDS encoding GAF domain-containing sensor histidine kinase, whose translation MPTSSEFIELCRSQIALLTQALGASLSVIYLTEELVESSQARLMPIAAYPEAAGTLERSNRLALPAAVESYPEVTTSSGLTQPKQLVLPLIHEELVFGLLVTEREDRPWTTWERSQVERIANTLSLACVMDQRAQWLDQAQRQHRSRQSQQHDVLDNLLHQLKSPLTALRTFGKLLVKRMQATDANREIAGSILRESDRLQELLQQFDEAIDLDSVDVLAEDASLVSRPIPLLPAGVLTTSSLELMPCLVNEILLQLLETAGAIAQEKGLALRTEVPNPLPLVSANPGALREVLSNLIDNALKYTPLGGEVHIRANHRDDYVNVWVSDTGYGIPPQDLERLFERHYRGVQADGDIPGTGLGLAIARRLIEQMHGSIQVFSPLKSEGWIAQDDHPPQRGTSFVVKLLKNEVEETLTGKG comes from the coding sequence ATGCCCACAAGTAGCGAATTCATTGAGTTGTGTCGATCGCAAATTGCGTTATTGACTCAGGCACTGGGGGCATCGCTCAGCGTAATCTATCTGACGGAAGAATTAGTTGAGAGTTCTCAAGCGCGTTTGATGCCGATTGCAGCTTACCCAGAAGCGGCTGGGACGCTGGAGCGATCAAATCGGCTGGCGCTTCCGGCAGCCGTTGAGTCGTATCCAGAGGTGACGACATCGAGCGGACTAACTCAGCCAAAGCAATTAGTTTTGCCGCTGATTCATGAAGAATTAGTGTTCGGGTTGCTCGTGACCGAGCGTGAGGATCGTCCTTGGACAACCTGGGAGCGATCGCAGGTAGAGCGCATTGCTAATACATTATCGCTGGCTTGTGTAATGGATCAGCGGGCGCAGTGGCTCGATCAGGCTCAGCGCCAACATCGATCAAGGCAATCTCAGCAGCATGATGTGTTGGATAATTTGCTGCACCAGTTAAAGAGTCCACTGACGGCACTCCGCACGTTTGGAAAGCTGTTGGTCAAGCGGATGCAGGCGACCGATGCAAATCGTGAGATTGCAGGCAGTATTCTGCGGGAAAGCGATCGTTTACAGGAGCTTTTACAGCAGTTTGACGAGGCGATCGACCTCGATTCCGTGGATGTGTTGGCGGAGGATGCCTCGCTGGTGAGTCGTCCGATTCCTTTGCTGCCCGCAGGGGTGCTGACCACTTCTAGTCTGGAGTTGATGCCCTGCTTGGTGAATGAGATTTTGCTGCAACTGCTTGAAACGGCAGGCGCGATCGCGCAAGAAAAAGGGCTGGCACTTAGAACCGAAGTTCCAAACCCCCTCCCCCTTGTTTCTGCCAATCCTGGGGCGCTGCGTGAGGTATTAAGTAATCTAATCGATAACGCTTTGAAATATACACCGTTAGGCGGAGAGGTGCATATCCGGGCAAATCATAGGGACGATTATGTGAATGTTTGGGTCAGCGATACGGGATATGGAATTCCACCGCAAGATTTAGAGCGGTTATTTGAGCGGCATTATCGGGGAGTGCAGGCGGATGGTGATATTCCAGGGACAGGATTGGGGCTAGCGATCGCTCGCCGACTGATTGAACAAATGCACGGGTCGATTCAGGTGTTTAGCCCATTAAAAAGCGAGGGCTGGATCGCTCAAGACGACCACCCCCCGCAGCGAGGAACAAGTTTTGTTGTGAAGTTGCTGAAGAACGAAGTTGAGGAAACCCTCACAGGTAAGGGTTAG
- a CDS encoding transcriptional repressor, with amino-acid sequence MNTELTSDLKPIRCLDDAIERCQRLGMRLSRQRRFILELLWQDQEHLSAREIYDRLNRQGKEIGHTSVYQNLEALSEQGIIECIERSDGRLYGNVSDAHSHVNCLDTQQILDVHIELPEEIIRQVEAKTGVRITEYHIDFYGYRAQ; translated from the coding sequence ATGAACACCGAACTGACATCAGACCTTAAACCGATTCGCTGCCTCGACGATGCGATCGAACGCTGTCAACGCCTTGGGATGCGTCTCAGCCGCCAGCGTCGATTTATTCTCGAATTGCTTTGGCAAGATCAGGAACATTTATCGGCGCGAGAGATCTACGATCGCCTGAATCGCCAGGGCAAAGAGATTGGGCATACCTCGGTCTATCAGAATCTAGAAGCGCTGTCCGAGCAGGGGATCATCGAGTGTATTGAGCGATCGGATGGGCGACTGTATGGCAATGTTAGCGATGCTCATAGCCATGTGAATTGTCTGGACACGCAGCAGATTTTGGATGTTCACATCGAGCTTCCTGAAGAAATCATTCGACAGGTAGAAGCAAAGACGGGTGTGCGGATCACAGAATATCACATTGATTTTTATGGCTATCGAGCGCAGTAG
- a CDS encoding cofactor assembly of complex C subunit B: MTQPVIASTLLLTVLLMIGLFFFIRASVKDRTQEVRLLSDQSEDSLLSQLRSYFGQRSYRVAAIDAANNQVTFEGVVRPSVFLAVFLSLLASIGVLCFVLILSMVLPDWSNFWFGLLLLSPLAGVFYWKGAGRVEQVSLRVEPSLDAASQSVITVKAHRDELAELQRFLELKSE; this comes from the coding sequence ATGACTCAGCCTGTAATTGCCTCAACGCTTCTTCTCACCGTTCTATTAATGATTGGGCTGTTTTTCTTCATTCGCGCCTCAGTCAAAGATCGAACTCAGGAGGTGCGCTTGCTGTCTGACCAATCCGAAGATTCTCTGCTGTCTCAGTTGCGCTCCTACTTCGGGCAGCGCTCTTATCGAGTGGCGGCGATCGACGCAGCGAATAATCAGGTTACATTTGAAGGCGTAGTTCGCCCTAGCGTGTTCCTAGCAGTCTTTCTGTCCTTGCTTGCCTCGATCGGTGTACTGTGCTTTGTGCTCATCCTCTCGATGGTGCTGCCCGACTGGTCAAATTTTTGGTTTGGATTATTGCTCCTGTCGCCCTTGGCAGGAGTCTTTTACTGGAAAGGGGCAGGGCGAGTTGAGCAGGTATCGCTTAGAGTAGAGCCGAGTCTAGATGCCGCATCGCAGAGCGTGATTACTGTAAAGGCACACCGGGATGAGTTAGCGGAGTTGCAGCGATTTTTAGAACTGAAATCAGAATAG
- a CDS encoding NAD(P)-dependent alcohol dehydrogenase, producing the protein MYKAKAYSAASATSPLTADTIERRDLTENDVQIEILFCGICHSDLHTVRDEWSSFMSTVYPVVPGHEIVGRVTEVGSAVTKFKPDDIVGVGCMVDSDGTCPQCKAGFEQFCPNVTLTYNSPDKHLGRVTYGGYSESVVVDQRFVLRVPPNLDLAGVAPLLCAGITTYSPLRYHGVTKGKKVGVVGLGGLGHMGVKFAHALGAHVVVFTTSPDKKEDALRLGADEVVVSRNADEMQKHAGSFDFILDTVAAVHDINAYLNLLSRDGNITLVGAPPKPLEVAAFSLIMGRRNLSGSNIGGIAETQEMLDFCGEHNITADVEVIPIQKVNEAYDRLLKSDVKYRFSIDMSSMKSESPR; encoded by the coding sequence ATGTACAAAGCAAAAGCTTACTCGGCTGCGAGTGCAACCTCACCGCTCACAGCCGATACGATCGAGCGGCGCGATCTGACCGAAAATGATGTCCAAATCGAAATCCTCTTTTGCGGCATCTGCCATTCTGACCTACATACAGTCCGGGATGAGTGGAGTAGCTTCATGTCTACGGTTTATCCAGTCGTTCCCGGACATGAAATCGTTGGGCGAGTGACTGAAGTCGGCTCAGCAGTGACCAAATTTAAGCCCGATGACATTGTGGGAGTGGGCTGCATGGTTGACTCAGATGGAACCTGCCCCCAGTGCAAAGCAGGATTCGAGCAGTTCTGTCCCAATGTCACGCTCACCTATAACTCTCCAGACAAGCATCTTGGCAGGGTCACTTATGGCGGCTATTCCGAAAGTGTTGTGGTCGATCAGCGCTTTGTGCTGCGCGTTCCCCCAAATCTCGATCTTGCAGGAGTCGCGCCACTCCTCTGTGCAGGTATCACGACTTACTCGCCCCTGCGCTACCACGGCGTGACCAAAGGTAAGAAGGTTGGTGTGGTCGGTCTTGGCGGATTGGGACACATGGGCGTGAAATTTGCTCATGCGCTCGGTGCTCACGTGGTGGTGTTCACGACTTCACCGGACAAGAAGGAAGATGCACTTCGTCTGGGTGCAGATGAAGTGGTCGTTTCTCGCAATGCCGACGAGATGCAGAAACACGCGGGTAGCTTTGACTTCATTCTCGATACGGTCGCTGCCGTTCACGATATTAACGCCTATCTTAATTTGCTCAGTCGCGATGGCAATATTACCTTGGTTGGCGCACCGCCGAAGCCGCTAGAGGTTGCGGCATTCAGTCTGATTATGGGACGGCGCAATCTCTCTGGCTCGAATATCGGTGGGATTGCCGAAACTCAGGAAATGCTCGATTTCTGCGGGGAACACAATATTACCGCCGATGTGGAAGTGATTCCGATTCAGAAGGTGAATGAAGCTTACGATCGACTCCTCAAGTCCGATGTGAAGTACCGCTTCTCGATCGATATGTCATCGATGAAATCTGAATCACCCAGATAG
- a CDS encoding type II toxin-antitoxin system HicB family antitoxin — protein MRFNVTLDRDEDGVWVVECPSIPGCVSQGQTKQEALENIKDAIAACLQVRAERGMPLTIETHQVEVVA, from the coding sequence ATGAGATTTAACGTAACGCTCGATCGAGACGAAGATGGAGTTTGGGTCGTTGAGTGCCCCAGTATTCCAGGATGTGTGAGTCAAGGTCAGACGAAACAAGAAGCCCTTGAAAATATTAAAGATGCAATTGCAGCTTGTTTACAAGTTCGGGCAGAGCGTGGAATGCCGCTGACGATAGAAACTCATCAGGTTGAGGTTGTCGCCTAA
- a CDS encoding S-layer homology domain-containing protein, with protein MYSTVKSGLALTLALGTIAGAAAPMIMVAPASAQAAFSDVASDNWASPFIQELASRNIIAGFPDGTFRPNDPVTRAQFAAILLKAFPNAPRVNTPINFSDVPSNYWGLQAIRNAYATGFLAGFPGGTFRPNDNIPRAQALVSLSNGLRYASTQPADSVLQVYTDASNIPGYARNSIAAATERRIVVNYPDVRFLNPNQVATRADVAAFVYQALVSSGQVAAIQSPYIVGQAPTQPQAINIPAGTAIPVRYDRADKILLAKNEPQPTPVTLTVAQNIVTSDGTVLIPSGSQIAGQLTVSQGAAQFTASELILANGQRVAIAATSDPITTTETVRRGASTGTILKDAVLGSAAAAGISAVTGDRNIRAEEVLIGTGVGALAGLIFGGDRVDLISIRPNSDLNLRLTSALTLPRS; from the coding sequence ATGTATAGCACTGTAAAATCTGGCTTAGCTTTGACTTTGGCACTCGGTACGATCGCAGGTGCAGCAGCTCCAATGATTATGGTAGCACCTGCTTCGGCTCAAGCAGCCTTCTCTGATGTTGCTTCGGATAACTGGGCTTCTCCATTTATTCAAGAATTGGCTTCTCGTAACATTATTGCTGGATTTCCTGATGGCACATTTCGCCCGAATGATCCAGTGACTCGCGCTCAATTCGCTGCAATTTTGCTCAAAGCATTTCCGAATGCGCCACGAGTAAATACACCGATCAATTTCTCTGATGTTCCCAGCAATTATTGGGGACTTCAAGCGATTCGGAACGCCTATGCAACAGGATTTCTTGCAGGATTTCCAGGCGGAACATTTCGACCGAATGACAATATCCCTCGTGCTCAAGCTTTGGTGTCTCTGTCAAACGGTCTGAGATACGCCAGCACTCAACCTGCTGACTCTGTGCTTCAGGTTTACACCGATGCGTCCAACATTCCTGGCTATGCTCGCAACAGCATCGCCGCCGCCACCGAACGCCGCATTGTCGTCAACTACCCGGATGTCCGCTTCCTCAACCCGAACCAAGTCGCAACCCGTGCGGATGTTGCTGCCTTCGTTTATCAGGCATTAGTCAGTTCTGGACAGGTCGCCGCAATTCAATCGCCTTACATTGTCGGTCAAGCGCCAACGCAGCCTCAAGCGATCAATATTCCTGCTGGAACTGCAATCCCGGTTCGCTACGATCGCGCCGACAAGATCCTGCTTGCGAAAAACGAACCGCAACCCACCCCGGTTACGCTCACCGTGGCTCAAAACATTGTGACCTCTGACGGAACAGTTTTGATTCCATCGGGTAGCCAAATTGCTGGTCAGCTCACGGTTTCTCAAGGTGCAGCCCAGTTCACCGCCTCGGAACTCATTCTGGCGAATGGTCAGCGAGTCGCGATCGCGGCAACTTCTGATCCGATTACAACGACAGAAACGGTGCGTCGTGGTGCAAGTACAGGCACAATTCTTAAGGATGCGGTGCTGGGTAGCGCTGCTGCTGCGGGAATTTCTGCCGTCACTGGCGATCGTAATATTCGCGCCGAAGAAGTCTTGATTGGAACTGGAGTCGGTGCTTTGGCAGGGCTGATCTTTGGGGGCGATCGCGTTGATTTAATTTCCATCCGTCCTAACTCGGATCTAAATCTCCGCCTCACCAGCGCCTTGACCTTACCGCGCTCCTAA
- a CDS encoding rhodanese-related sulfurtransferase, with product MPFSQITVQDLAQCLDNPNIQFVDVREPWEVETASLQPFQNLPLSQFSEWSEQIHSKLDPETETLVLCHHGVRSAQMCHWLTQQGFTNVKNISGGIDAYSAAVDRSIPRY from the coding sequence ATGCCCTTTTCTCAAATCACTGTTCAAGACCTCGCCCAATGCCTCGACAATCCCAACATTCAATTCGTCGATGTGCGCGAACCCTGGGAAGTAGAAACCGCCTCGCTCCAGCCGTTTCAAAACCTGCCGCTCAGCCAATTCTCCGAATGGTCAGAGCAAATTCACAGCAAGCTCGATCCAGAAACGGAAACCTTAGTGCTTTGTCATCACGGAGTACGATCGGCGCAGATGTGCCACTGGCTAACTCAGCAAGGATTTACTAATGTAAAAAACATTTCCGGTGGAATCGATGCCTATTCCGCGGCGGTCGATCGCTCCATTCCCCGGTATTAG
- a CDS encoding helix-turn-helix transcriptional regulator, translated as MKFEDIYQFFKDPPPFYLNKELAVCYVLAVLLRGDSYGTELIQLLETEYPLYRLSDTVLYSALKFLEDEEMVTGYWKKVEGRGRPRRMYQIKSEAMPQAQDLARLWREYAVKRETAHENSGIPQVSGAEK; from the coding sequence ATGAAATTTGAGGATATTTACCAATTTTTCAAAGATCCGCCACCTTTCTATCTCAATAAAGAACTGGCGGTCTGTTACGTTCTCGCCGTCCTCTTACGGGGAGATTCTTACGGAACTGAATTAATTCAACTGCTTGAAACAGAATATCCGCTGTATCGACTATCGGACACAGTTCTCTACAGTGCCTTAAAGTTTCTTGAAGATGAAGAAATGGTCACAGGCTACTGGAAAAAAGTCGAAGGTCGGGGTCGTCCCCGCCGTATGTATCAGATTAAATCTGAAGCCATGCCGCAGGCACAGGATCTTGCTCGACTCTGGCGCGAATATGCCGTTAAACGCGAAACCGCGCACGAGAATTCAGGAATTCCCCAGGTTAGTGGGGCTGAGAAATAA
- a CDS encoding DUF4332 domain-containing protein, producing the protein MTHSSAKPSKKSAGIPSASWEIDLLPGLAADDATRLNDRHIHTTLDLFRLGKTQDQRNLLATELQVPIRQLNKWVALADLARIPSVGCEYAGLLLHAGIASPPQLAQTSIGQLHRQLLRLYVSTMQRRDLCPTTDYIGLWIHQARSLR; encoded by the coding sequence GTGACGCATTCTTCCGCAAAGCCATCGAAAAAATCAGCAGGCATTCCCTCGGCAAGCTGGGAGATCGACCTACTTCCGGGTCTTGCTGCCGATGATGCAACTCGACTGAACGATCGTCACATTCACACAACGCTAGACTTGTTTAGACTGGGTAAAACGCAAGATCAGAGAAACCTTTTAGCAACTGAACTGCAAGTGCCAATTCGCCAACTGAATAAATGGGTTGCCCTTGCCGACCTCGCCCGTATCCCTAGTGTGGGCTGTGAGTACGCTGGACTGCTCCTTCACGCAGGCATTGCCTCGCCCCCACAACTGGCGCAAACTTCGATCGGTCAACTCCACCGCCAACTGCTGCGGCTTTACGTTTCCACGATGCAACGGCGCGATCTCTGTCCTACGACAGATTACATCGGCTTGTGGATTCATCAAGCGCGAAGCCTACGGTAA
- a CDS encoding DUF3155 domain-containing protein — protein sequence MARRRKRKSRRRQEGRRILESVPQFSIECGEDKPVTAARKFIHSEGIVPPALLLVKRNEHTTDRYFWAEKGLFGAQYVEENHFLFPSLRTSEDEVDAVVVPSRSR from the coding sequence TTGGCAAGGAGACGTAAACGCAAGAGTCGGCGGCGGCAGGAAGGAAGACGGATTTTAGAAAGCGTTCCTCAATTTAGCATTGAGTGTGGCGAAGATAAACCCGTTACTGCTGCTCGCAAATTCATTCACTCTGAAGGCATCGTGCCGCCCGCGCTGTTGCTGGTCAAGAGAAACGAGCATACCACAGATCGATACTTCTGGGCAGAGAAGGGATTATTTGGCGCACAATATGTGGAAGAAAATCATTTCTTATTCCCCAGCTTGCGAACCTCTGAAGATGAAGTGGATGCTGTCGTTGTTCCGTCCCGGAGCCGATAG
- a CDS encoding GNAT family N-acetyltransferase, which translates to MGFWKSLFSSTDASIEKPASTESYVVPGSTEGTTTGDRANSRVFFSTEREIDLYELEELCDAVGWSRRPLRKVKKAIQHSFLVATMWEQRGASRRLVGFARATSDHAFNATIWDVVVHPDFQGKGLGKALMKFMIKKLRSEDISNITLFADPHVVNFYRNLGFMQDPEGIKGMFWYPD; encoded by the coding sequence ATGGGTTTTTGGAAAAGCTTATTTAGTAGCACGGATGCTTCGATCGAGAAACCAGCCTCGACGGAGAGTTATGTTGTCCCCGGATCAACAGAAGGAACAACGACAGGCGATCGCGCCAACTCGCGGGTCTTTTTCTCAACAGAGCGAGAGATTGATCTTTACGAGCTAGAGGAGCTGTGCGATGCGGTGGGCTGGTCGCGTCGCCCCTTGAGAAAGGTGAAGAAAGCGATTCAGCATAGCTTTCTAGTGGCAACAATGTGGGAGCAGCGGGGTGCGTCGCGGCGACTGGTCGGATTCGCGCGGGCGACTTCTGACCATGCGTTTAACGCAACGATCTGGGATGTCGTAGTGCATCCGGATTTCCAGGGCAAGGGGCTAGGGAAAGCGTTGATGAAGTTCATGATTAAGAAGCTTCGGAGCGAGGATATCAGTAATATCACTTTGTTCGCTGATCCGCATGTGGTCAATTTCTATCGAAATTTGGGATTCATGCAAGATCCAGAGGGAATCAAAGGAATGTTTTGGTACCCGGATTAA
- a CDS encoding DUF3685 domain-containing protein, producing the protein MNSLAGVARLMIVERDPVFRSGLLNCLSRFPEFRVVAEAESIAIATRNLAELGRDRLDGILLGIDSEFAQQIKAQYPTVPILLIEPLSEPELAVAFQAGIEGYCPKGSSIAEFVTAIRQITARQNYWRSEVLQQLTLQGTRSQSISVARVIRQNWRSSGLAQIEAALNDIDAQLRSVTLSTLDRIFLTGRRRELRAARWLVQKALPPEQIQPKRGAIVPLEAVTPDPQISEIIPEVPQPKAWQGELLDRIAVKLQSNLDNLTNIPLEIDILRLEKKRELFFTILRQLEELLDELRFSQIQSDQLAAKQSEVLCDLWQAIVIQFFGRYSMVRVKRRDLEIVTVLLAQRDMVRSQILDQIPLTQAIFEHLLFESPLIVDQTLYEVGTLEARDRSIDLLENLMIQLANAVIQPLLNQFSNLESIKQNFYDRRRLSTREIERFRNDLSWRFRVERFFNEPKAMFESRYRLFVLSEYGIDRITIYSPRTEELETLSGVQLAVTLALETRDAISPRLRSTIAFLGSGIVYLLTEVIGRGIGLIGRGILKGIGKSVRG; encoded by the coding sequence ATGAATAGTTTAGCTGGGGTGGCGCGATTGATGATTGTGGAGCGAGATCCGGTGTTTCGATCGGGCTTGCTCAATTGTTTGAGCCGGTTTCCAGAGTTTCGCGTCGTTGCGGAAGCAGAATCGATCGCGATCGCGACTCGCAATTTGGCGGAATTGGGGCGCGATCGCTTAGATGGCATTTTGCTCGGAATTGACAGCGAATTTGCCCAGCAGATAAAAGCGCAGTATCCAACCGTGCCAATTTTGCTGATCGAGCCCCTGTCTGAGCCAGAATTAGCCGTGGCATTTCAGGCGGGGATCGAAGGCTACTGTCCTAAAGGGAGTTCGATCGCTGAGTTTGTCACGGCAATTCGGCAGATTACAGCGCGGCAGAACTATTGGCGCTCGGAGGTGTTGCAGCAGTTGACGCTCCAGGGGACGCGATCGCAATCAATTAGTGTTGCTAGGGTGATTCGGCAAAATTGGCGCTCGTCGGGACTCGCTCAAATCGAGGCGGCATTGAATGACATTGACGCACAACTACGATCGGTGACTCTTTCAACCCTGGATCGGATTTTTCTGACCGGACGACGACGAGAACTGAGAGCAGCGCGATGGTTGGTGCAAAAAGCCTTACCGCCTGAACAGATCCAACCCAAAAGAGGCGCGATCGTTCCTCTTGAAGCTGTGACTCCAGATCCTCAAATCTCAGAAATTATTCCAGAAGTGCCGCAACCGAAAGCATGGCAAGGAGAGCTGCTCGATCGCATCGCTGTAAAACTTCAATCTAATCTCGATAATCTAACGAATATTCCTTTAGAAATTGACATCTTGAGATTAGAAAAAAAACGGGAATTGTTCTTTACGATTCTGCGACAGTTAGAAGAGTTACTGGATGAATTAAGATTTTCTCAGATTCAATCAGATCAACTTGCAGCGAAGCAATCTGAGGTTTTATGTGATTTATGGCAAGCGATCGTCATCCAATTTTTCGGACGCTATTCGATGGTGCGGGTGAAAAGGCGCGATCTTGAAATCGTAACCGTGCTGCTTGCCCAAAGAGACATGGTGCGATCGCAGATTCTAGATCAAATCCCACTGACACAGGCAATTTTTGAACATTTGCTGTTTGAATCACCGCTGATTGTTGATCAAACGCTCTACGAAGTGGGCACCCTTGAAGCCCGCGATCGCTCGATCGATTTGCTGGAAAACCTAATGATTCAGCTTGCAAATGCCGTAATTCAACCCCTGCTGAATCAATTTTCTAACCTAGAATCAATCAAGCAAAACTTCTACGATCGTCGTCGATTATCAACGCGCGAAATTGAGCGATTCCGCAATGATTTATCCTGGCGATTTCGGGTCGAGCGATTTTTTAATGAGCCAAAAGCGATGTTTGAAAGCCGTTATCGCCTCTTTGTCTTGAGTGAATATGGCATCGATCGCATTACCATCTATTCCCCCAGAACTGAAGAACTCGAAACGCTTTCCGGAGTACAATTAGCAGTCACGCTGGCGCTAGAAACTCGCGATGCAATTTCTCCACGATTAAGAAGTACGATCGCATTTCTTGGCAGTGGAATTGTCTATCTGTTGACTGAAGTGATCGGACGGGGGATCGGACTGATTGGACGGGGAATTCTCAAAGGAATTGGAAAATCAGTTCGCGGATAG